A window of the Candidatus Nitrosotalea okcheonensis genome harbors these coding sequences:
- the uvrB gene encoding excinuclease ABC subunit UvrB produces MLENPSFELVAEFTPTGDQPLAIEQIVQGIQKKKIQTLLGVTGSGKTFTVANAIARTGKKTLVISHNKTLAAQLYAELKQFFPRNNVGYFVSYYDYYQPESYIAQTDTYIEKDTQINEKIEKLRLEATAMLLSGEPTIIVATVSCIYSLGSPSEWETMAITIEKDADIGRGTLVKKLVNARYERNDTELLAGRFRIKGDTIDVIPAYSDSVVRISLFGDEVEKISICDPVSLKEKKQISKIKIYPAKHYLVAADVRKTAVQSIREELKQRLTELPELERQRLEMRTKYDLEMIEELGYCSGIENYSRHFDGRKPGEPPFCLLDFFGDDFLLVIDESHVTLPQLHGMYNGDHTRKKSLIDYGFRLTSAFDNRPLKFEEFEKYISNTIFVSATPSDYERKQSFQIVEQLIRPTGLVDPTTEIRKTENQMDDLILEIKKRTEKNQRTLVTTLTKRMAEDLAEYLSKHQVKVRYLHSEIENLQRTEIIRQLRLGEFDVLVGINLLREGLDIPEVSLVAILDADKEGFLRNVTSLIQTFGRAARNVDGAVIMYADKKTQSMTLAISETDRRRKKQLEYNQKMGIIPTGITKAIPQQTIVLDEIKHMSKHDIQTMAIEIEAAMKRYAEELDFEHAIEYRDKLTRIQKQLRNE; encoded by the coding sequence TTGCTAGAAAATCCAAGCTTTGAACTTGTTGCAGAGTTTACTCCAACAGGAGACCAGCCTCTTGCAATAGAGCAAATTGTTCAAGGAATACAAAAAAAGAAGATCCAGACGCTGCTTGGCGTAACAGGTAGTGGTAAGACGTTTACAGTTGCAAATGCAATTGCCAGGACTGGAAAAAAGACACTGGTCATATCACATAACAAAACACTTGCTGCTCAGCTTTACGCAGAGCTAAAACAGTTTTTCCCAAGAAACAATGTAGGATATTTCGTTTCATATTATGACTATTACCAGCCCGAAAGTTACATAGCCCAGACAGATACATACATAGAAAAAGACACTCAGATAAACGAAAAGATAGAAAAATTACGTCTAGAGGCAACTGCCATGTTACTGTCAGGAGAACCCACGATTATCGTAGCTACTGTATCATGCATCTACTCTCTTGGTTCACCTAGCGAGTGGGAAACCATGGCCATTACAATTGAAAAAGACGCAGACATTGGAAGAGGAACACTTGTCAAGAAACTTGTCAATGCCAGATACGAGAGAAATGATACCGAACTTTTGGCAGGTAGGTTCAGAATCAAGGGCGATACCATTGATGTAATACCGGCATACTCGGACTCGGTTGTAAGGATTTCATTATTTGGAGATGAAGTTGAAAAGATATCAATCTGTGATCCTGTATCATTAAAAGAAAAAAAACAGATTTCAAAGATCAAGATATACCCAGCAAAGCACTATCTTGTTGCCGCAGATGTCAGGAAAACTGCAGTCCAGTCAATCAGAGAGGAACTAAAACAAAGGCTAACAGAATTGCCAGAGCTTGAAAGACAGAGACTTGAGATGAGGACCAAATATGACTTGGAGATGATAGAGGAACTCGGGTATTGTTCAGGAATTGAAAATTATTCCAGACATTTTGATGGAAGAAAACCAGGTGAGCCACCGTTTTGCCTTTTGGATTTTTTTGGAGATGACTTTTTGCTTGTAATTGACGAGTCACATGTAACTCTGCCACAACTACATGGCATGTACAATGGGGACCATACTAGAAAAAAATCTCTGATTGATTATGGCTTTAGGCTAACAAGTGCATTTGACAACAGACCATTAAAATTCGAAGAATTTGAAAAATATATCAGCAATACAATATTTGTTTCCGCAACGCCAAGCGATTATGAAAGAAAGCAAAGTTTCCAAATTGTCGAGCAACTAATCAGGCCAACAGGACTTGTAGACCCCACAACCGAGATAAGAAAAACAGAAAATCAGATGGATGATTTGATTTTAGAAATAAAAAAACGGACAGAAAAGAACCAGCGCACATTAGTCACTACATTGACAAAAAGAATGGCAGAAGATTTGGCAGAGTACCTGTCAAAACATCAAGTAAAGGTTCGTTATTTACACTCTGAGATTGAAAACTTGCAGAGAACCGAGATAATCAGACAGCTCAGACTCGGTGAATTCGATGTCCTAGTCGGAATCAACCTGTTAAGAGAAGGCCTTGACATCCCAGAGGTGTCCCTTGTTGCCATACTTGATGCAGATAAGGAGGGATTTTTGAGAAATGTAACTAGCTTGATTCAGACATTTGGAAGAGCAGCAAGAAATGTAGACGGTGCGGTAATCATGTATGCTGATAAAAAAACACAATCCATGACACTTGCAATATCAGAGACTGACAGGAGGAGAAAAAAACAGTTGGAATACAATCAAAAAATGGGAATCATCCCAACCGGCATCACAAAGGCAATCCCACAGCAGACAATTGTACTAGATGAAATAAAACACATGTCAAAGCATGATATACAGACGATGGCAATAGAAATAGAGGCAGCCATGAAACGCTATGCAGAGGAGCTTGACTTTGAGCACGCAATTGAATACCGTGATAAACTAACAAGGATACAAAAACAATTACGAAATGAATGA
- the nuoB gene encoding NADH-quinone oxidoreductase subunit NuoB, whose product MEKSRKILGNHIETRSLDDLIIADNYRGKMKFISEIASDQQDLGNVCPTRALSKKDDGTMALDNGKCIMCGYCEESFPKLIKKENTCVNPTKTKNHLIEYSTSLEHLPGKSYDKMGVELQEKIRKLFGRSLAIREIDAGSCNGCEIEITALNNPIYDIERFGIHFVSSPRHADVLLVTGPASRNMETALLRTYEATSTPKIVIAAGACACSGGIFGDTYATTGGIDKIVPVDVYIPGCPPRPEILIQGLLLAVDRMITHGS is encoded by the coding sequence ATGGAAAAGTCTAGAAAAATACTTGGTAATCATATAGAAACCAGATCTCTTGACGATTTGATTATTGCCGATAATTATAGAGGAAAGATGAAATTTATCTCCGAAATCGCAAGTGACCAACAAGATTTGGGAAATGTGTGTCCTACAAGAGCCTTATCCAAAAAAGATGACGGTACCATGGCTCTTGATAATGGCAAATGTATCATGTGTGGCTATTGTGAGGAATCTTTTCCAAAATTAATTAAAAAAGAAAACACGTGTGTAAATCCCACTAAAACAAAAAACCATCTAATTGAATATTCTACTTCTCTAGAACATTTACCTGGCAAATCCTATGATAAAATGGGTGTAGAATTACAAGAAAAAATTAGAAAATTATTTGGTCGTTCGCTTGCAATACGTGAAATTGACGCAGGTTCATGCAATGGCTGTGAAATTGAAATTACTGCTCTTAATAATCCGATATATGATATTGAAAGATTTGGAATTCATTTTGTATCGTCGCCTCGGCATGCAGATGTGTTGTTGGTAACTGGACCTGCTTCTAGGAATATGGAAACTGCCTTGCTGAGAACCTATGAAGCAACCTCTACACCAAAAATTGTAATTGCTGCAGGTGCTTGTGCTTGTAGCGGTGGTATATTTGGTGATACTTATGCAACAACTGGTGGAATTGATAAAATTGTTCCTGTTGATGTTTACATTCCTGGCTGTCCGCCTAGGCCCGAAATATTGATTCAGGGATTATTACTTGCTGTTGACAGGATGATTACACATGGAAGTTAA
- a CDS encoding respiratory chain complex I subunit 1 family protein, whose amino-acid sequence MPSFLEIILGIIQALILMALSPLMTGIMRKTKAKTQKRMGASIFQPYYDMVKLMRKDEVVSDQSSWIFRCTPWVNFAAIGTAAFFIPVFLSYSPFGLVGDLLLVIGLFGLARFFTMLAGLDTSSTFGGIGSSREMMVSALLEPALFLAIFVVALTYGGTNLSTLVEGASNSSLLPHPQLIFAAIAMFVVILGETGRLPFGNHATHLELTMMHEAMVLEYSGKSLALIDWSQSIKQVILFSLIVNIFTPWGISSSVSVTSLGLGLVIFFIKISVFAIFVAFLESSIAKWRLFRIPDLITVAIASSLVGLVLYYL is encoded by the coding sequence ATGCCTAGTTTTCTTGAAATTATACTTGGTATAATTCAGGCTCTGATATTGATGGCACTTTCACCTTTGATGACTGGAATTATGAGGAAGACAAAGGCAAAGACGCAGAAAAGAATGGGTGCCAGTATATTTCAGCCATATTATGACATGGTAAAACTCATGCGCAAAGATGAGGTGGTATCTGACCAGAGTTCGTGGATCTTCAGGTGTACACCTTGGGTAAACTTTGCTGCAATAGGAACTGCGGCATTTTTCATACCTGTGTTTCTCTCATATTCTCCATTTGGACTTGTAGGTGACTTACTCCTAGTGATTGGTCTGTTTGGGCTTGCTAGGTTCTTTACGATGCTTGCAGGGCTTGATACATCTAGTACATTTGGAGGGATTGGAAGTAGCAGGGAAATGATGGTTTCAGCACTCTTGGAACCTGCTCTCTTTCTTGCAATATTTGTTGTAGCACTTACCTATGGGGGGACAAACTTGAGTACGCTTGTAGAGGGTGCATCAAACTCATCTTTGCTTCCGCATCCACAATTGATCTTTGCTGCAATTGCCATGTTTGTTGTCATACTGGGAGAAACAGGTCGTTTGCCATTTGGAAATCATGCAACACACCTTGAGCTTACCATGATGCATGAAGCGATGGTTTTGGAATATTCAGGCAAAAGTTTGGCGTTAATAGATTGGTCTCAGTCAATAAAACAGGTCATACTGTTTTCATTAATTGTAAATATTTTTACTCCGTGGGGAATTTCATCATCAGTTTCTGTAACTTCACTTGGTCTTGGACTTGTAATATTTTTCATAAAGATTTCAGTATTTGCTATTTTTGTTGCCTTTTTAGAATCATCTATTGCAAAATGGAGATTATTTAGAATTCCTGATCTGATTACTGTGGCAATTGCAAGTTCTTTGGTAGGATTGGTACTTTACTATCTTTAG
- a CDS encoding proton-conducting transporter transmembrane domain-containing protein, with the protein MSLTSFFLVIYDHDKEENVKSGMTYLVMTHFGTALIFVSFLLGYLQTGNFGFDFFRSSSSSFPHLVKDLIFASAFIGFGTKAGIVPLHIWLPKAHPSAPSNVSALMSAVMIKMGIYGIIRTVFDFAGFGASPDYAWWGVLMVIAGSASALIGILYAIVERDIKRALAFSSIENIGIILIGLGLSVIFASYNLHALSVLALVASMYHTINHAFFKGLLFMGAGSVVHATHTKDMEKLGGLVKQMPWTSMLFLIGTVSIAGLPPFNGFVSEWLGLQAILSSSQIPSTILQISIAFASLPFALTIGLAAATFVRLFSMIFLSKTRGTFLLHICEVPRNMIAGMAILASACILFGIVPFLGISLLSTAFHLPSSPSSPYDAIALKNNTMTSFANLSMPVVAIMLSAVALGILGFIRVVGGKTTKTIYGTWDCGFGKLNKRMEYTATSISQPIRVVFKSLFKPHNETHKEFSIPTNSYLVKTMKFNSTTKNIFEENLYTPIISSTLFLLDKVRKIQTGKINSYLLYIMITIILLLIFVRFSHA; encoded by the coding sequence ATGTCATTAACATCATTCTTTTTGGTCATATATGATCATGATAAAGAAGAAAATGTCAAGTCTGGAATGACATATCTTGTCATGACACACTTTGGAACTGCGCTTATTTTTGTTTCATTTTTACTAGGATATCTTCAAACAGGAAACTTTGGGTTTGATTTTTTTAGATCCTCATCATCTTCATTTCCACATTTAGTTAAAGATCTGATATTTGCGTCAGCTTTTATCGGGTTTGGAACAAAGGCTGGAATTGTTCCATTGCATATTTGGTTGCCAAAAGCACATCCTTCAGCACCAAGTAATGTTTCAGCACTAATGTCTGCAGTCATGATAAAAATGGGCATATATGGTATAATCAGAACAGTCTTTGATTTTGCAGGTTTTGGAGCCTCCCCCGATTACGCATGGTGGGGGGTACTCATGGTCATTGCGGGATCCGCTTCTGCATTAATTGGTATACTCTATGCAATAGTTGAGCGTGACATCAAGCGTGCACTTGCCTTTTCTAGTATAGAAAACATTGGAATAATTCTCATAGGGTTGGGGCTGTCTGTGATTTTTGCTTCATACAATCTTCATGCATTATCTGTCTTGGCTCTTGTGGCAAGCATGTATCATACAATAAATCATGCATTCTTCAAGGGGTTACTTTTCATGGGTGCTGGCTCTGTGGTTCATGCTACTCACACAAAGGATATGGAAAAACTTGGAGGGCTAGTAAAACAAATGCCTTGGACATCCATGTTATTTTTAATTGGCACAGTCTCCATTGCAGGCTTGCCGCCATTCAATGGTTTTGTAAGTGAATGGCTAGGACTCCAGGCCATTCTTTCAAGTTCTCAGATACCGTCCACAATACTGCAGATCTCAATTGCATTTGCAAGTCTACCATTTGCTTTGACAATAGGACTTGCAGCAGCTACATTTGTTAGATTGTTTTCGATGATATTTCTTTCAAAGACAAGGGGCACATTTCTACTACACATTTGCGAGGTGCCGCGTAACATGATTGCAGGTATGGCAATACTTGCATCTGCCTGTATTTTATTTGGTATTGTACCATTTTTGGGAATTTCTTTACTAAGTACAGCATTTCATCTTCCATCTTCACCTTCTAGCCCGTATGATGCAATTGCACTGAAAAACAATACCATGACAAGTTTCGCAAATCTTTCAATGCCCGTTGTTGCAATAATGTTGTCTGCTGTAGCACTTGGTATCCTTGGTTTTATCCGTGTAGTCGGTGGAAAAACAACAAAAACAATTTATGGTACATGGGATTGTGGATTTGGAAAACTAAATAAGCGGATGGAATATACTGCTACATCTATCTCACAACCTATACGTGTAGTATTCAAATCTCTTTTCAAACCACATAATGAAACACACAAGGAATTTTCTATACCGACAAACTCATATCTTGTAAAAACCATGAAATTCAATTCAACTACAAAAAATATCTTTGAGGAAAATCTCTACACTCCGATAATCTCTTCAACTCTTTTCCTGCTTGACAAGGTACGCAAGATTCAGACTGGAAAAATAAACTCGTATCTGTTATACATTATGATTACTATCATTTTGCTTTTGATATTTGTGAGGTTTAGTCATGCCTAG
- a CDS encoding hydrogenase large subunit: protein MNPLILENHIGKVLSSFSNQIKKIDNKNNEIYIHLKDVSDTQIICNNVYENLNTKLATIICTDEQKNGNGFVIRYVFEKLDADIFIFIITSLGKSNCFPSIVSHVPAAASYEREIKDMFGLVPVGNPDLRPLVLHEHWPNDMFPLRKEFDLMTKAIRQEQEYAFLRVEGDGICEIPVGPVHAGIIEPGHFRFSVLGENIINLETRLFYTHKGIEKLAESMKLDEALLLSERISGDESVANSTAYCQAIEKISQISIPNNAKKIRTIFGELERAYNHIGTLGGISTDAGFAFGAARLNILKERLMQLNESLSGSRLLFGVNRIGGVKCGISESKKKLIRERIDEVLSDFDKIIGMLKSKSSFMDRLKDTGIIQKKIAHDLGIVGIAARCIGIDVDTRYDHPYANYVVHNHRTPQQVMQSQIEMEKRSGDVLARFEVRINEVHDSFKIIRESLDLADDSLFTDVPVEITPYGSALGYAESHRGQTLHWIMMGEKNSIFRYKIRTASFCNWKIMEHAVLNDIVPDFPLVNKSLDLSYSGNDL from the coding sequence ATGAATCCGCTAATTCTTGAGAATCATATTGGTAAAGTATTATCTAGTTTTTCAAACCAAATAAAAAAGATTGATAACAAAAATAATGAAATATACATTCATCTAAAAGATGTAAGTGATACACAGATAATCTGTAATAATGTTTATGAAAATTTGAATACAAAACTGGCAACAATAATCTGTACTGATGAACAAAAAAACGGTAATGGCTTTGTAATTCGATATGTGTTTGAAAAATTAGATGCAGACATTTTTATTTTTATTATAACATCATTAGGAAAAAGCAACTGTTTTCCAAGTATTGTTTCACACGTGCCGGCAGCCGCATCCTATGAGCGTGAAATAAAGGACATGTTCGGGCTTGTTCCTGTCGGTAATCCTGACCTGCGGCCGCTAGTTTTGCACGAACACTGGCCAAATGACATGTTTCCATTGAGAAAAGAGTTTGATCTCATGACAAAGGCAATACGACAGGAACAAGAGTATGCATTTTTACGAGTAGAAGGTGATGGGATTTGCGAAATCCCTGTTGGCCCGGTACATGCTGGAATAATAGAACCAGGTCACTTTAGATTCAGCGTTTTAGGTGAAAACATCATCAATCTTGAGACTCGTCTTTTCTACACTCATAAGGGAATAGAAAAACTTGCCGAGTCTATGAAACTTGATGAAGCATTGTTATTGTCTGAAAGAATTTCAGGTGATGAATCTGTTGCAAACTCTACTGCATATTGCCAGGCAATAGAAAAAATTTCACAAATCTCTATTCCAAATAATGCAAAAAAGATAAGAACAATTTTTGGTGAACTGGAACGAGCCTATAATCACATTGGAACATTGGGTGGAATTTCTACTGATGCAGGTTTTGCTTTTGGTGCAGCAAGATTAAATATTCTTAAGGAAAGACTGATGCAGCTCAACGAGTCTCTGAGTGGAAGTCGCCTACTTTTTGGAGTAAATAGAATAGGGGGTGTAAAATGTGGTATCTCTGAGAGCAAGAAAAAATTAATTCGTGAACGGATTGATGAAGTTTTGTCTGATTTTGATAAAATAATTGGAATGCTCAAATCAAAATCATCTTTTATGGATAGATTAAAAGATACAGGTATAATACAAAAGAAAATTGCGCATGACCTTGGTATTGTAGGAATTGCTGCTAGGTGTATAGGGATTGATGTAGATACAAGATATGATCATCCATATGCAAACTATGTTGTACACAATCACAGGACGCCTCAACAGGTCATGCAATCTCAGATTGAAATGGAAAAAAGATCAGGTGATGTTCTAGCAAGATTTGAAGTTCGCATAAATGAAGTCCACGACTCGTTTAAGATCATAAGAGAATCACTTGATCTTGCTGATGATAGTCTATTTACAGATGTTCCTGTGGAAATAACACCATATGGTTCTGCTCTTGGATATGCTGAATCTCATAGGGGGCAGACACTTCACTGGATAATGATGGGTGAGAAAAACTCAATATTTAGATATAAAATCAGAACTGCCTCATTTTGCAACTGGAAAATAATGGAACATGCAGTATTAAATGACATTGTGCCAGATTTTCCACTGGTGAACAAAAGTCTGGATCTCTCTTATTCTGGTAATGATCTATGA
- a CDS encoding hydrogenase 4 subunit F: MNSISANLTIVFLLLTPLVGGIIVTIFRKKRIIEIVTICSASLILIQVFFILYTIINEKTLSAFGNAFYIDSFGAVILLPISIVGFVSVLYSKNYMGRQYDIGLVDDKHIVRYYQGLSIFLLSMLIVPITNNLGVMWVTVEATTLISVLLIMLYFKENAIEAAWKYLIIATVGLSFALIGTVFFYYANINAGSSEDAMNWTGMVRNSKLFDPNLVKIAFVFILVGYGTKAGLAPMHTWLPDAHSEAPTPVSALLSGVLLNCALYGIIRFHIVSSGTLGPAFSNQLLIILAVVSIGIAAASIYFQKDMKRMLAYSSVEHMGIVSLGIGFGGIFGIYGAILQIINHAIAKPLMFFASGMVSQKYETKVMSKIKGIIKVMPITGALFLIGGFALVGMPPFNIFLSEFLVLSSGFQSGQFLVTILVIAFLVITFAVFLRHLIKMIFGNPVLGMKKDDMGKLAIIPMMILASLVIIFGFYIPEQLQTLVHNASSIINGGGIT, from the coding sequence GTGAACTCAATCTCAGCAAATCTTACAATTGTGTTTCTTCTTCTGACTCCCTTAGTTGGCGGAATTATTGTAACGATTTTTAGAAAAAAAAGAATAATCGAAATTGTAACCATTTGTTCAGCATCTCTTATACTGATCCAAGTATTTTTTATCTTGTATACAATAATAAATGAAAAAACACTTTCTGCATTTGGGAATGCTTTCTATATTGATTCTTTTGGAGCAGTAATTTTACTTCCAATATCTATAGTGGGATTTGTTTCTGTATTGTATTCAAAAAATTACATGGGACGACAATATGATATTGGATTGGTGGATGACAAACACATTGTTCGATATTATCAAGGCCTGAGTATCTTTTTGCTATCTATGCTAATTGTTCCAATCACAAATAATTTGGGAGTGATGTGGGTTACTGTAGAAGCGACCACATTAATTTCGGTCCTTTTGATAATGCTATACTTTAAAGAAAATGCCATAGAGGCAGCATGGAAATATTTGATAATTGCAACAGTCGGATTGTCATTTGCTCTCATAGGAACTGTGTTTTTCTACTATGCAAACATCAATGCAGGAAGTTCTGAGGATGCAATGAACTGGACAGGTATGGTACGCAATTCAAAATTATTTGATCCCAATCTGGTAAAAATTGCGTTTGTCTTTATTCTTGTAGGATATGGAACAAAGGCAGGTCTTGCTCCGATGCATACTTGGCTACCGGATGCGCACAGTGAGGCACCGACTCCAGTAAGTGCACTCTTGTCGGGGGTTCTCTTGAACTGTGCCCTTTATGGAATAATCCGGTTTCATATAGTGAGTAGCGGCACATTGGGACCTGCATTCTCGAATCAACTACTGATAATACTTGCAGTTGTATCCATAGGCATAGCTGCGGCCTCGATTTATTTTCAAAAGGACATGAAAAGGATGTTGGCCTATTCAAGTGTAGAACATATGGGTATTGTGTCACTTGGAATAGGATTTGGCGGAATATTCGGAATCTATGGGGCAATACTGCAGATAATCAACCATGCCATAGCAAAACCGCTGATGTTCTTTGCAAGCGGTATGGTCAGCCAAAAATATGAAACAAAAGTAATGTCCAAAATTAAGGGAATCATCAAAGTAATGCCAATTACTGGAGCATTATTTTTGATTGGAGGGTTTGCATTGGTTGGAATGCCGCCGTTCAATATTTTTCTAAGTGAATTTCTTGTACTTAGTTCAGGTTTTCAGAGTGGACAATTTCTTGTAACGATACTCGTGATAGCATTTCTTGTGATAACATTTGCAGTATTTTTGCGTCATTTGATAAAAATGATCTTTGGAAATCCTGTATTGGGAATGAAAAAAGATGACATGGGTAAGCTTGCAATTATCCCAATGATGATATTGGCTTCACTTGTCATAATCTTTGGTTTCTACATTCCAGAACAACTACAAACCTTGGTGCACAATGCATCATCTATAATTAATGGAGGGGGTATTACATGA
- a CDS encoding pyridoxamine 5'-phosphate oxidase family protein, whose product MQLLGRLEIRSKEKIIEFLNHQETGRICSIDKDGFPQIIPMNFAYTNDVIYMHSHPRGEKLENIVKNSKVGFEVDRSLEFLPSYFTSPTDASQADTLYISIVIKGKASLVSDPKEKTLALNELMKKYQPEGGYEKLTPDMKVVEEVAIIKVVPITMRGKYKIGQHWDKKTRLEIAKKILARNSPTAHDTIKTMGIINTKDGLQISEEPSW is encoded by the coding sequence GTGCAACTGCTTGGAAGACTGGAGATCAGGTCAAAAGAAAAGATAATCGAGTTTCTAAACCACCAAGAAACAGGCAGAATATGCAGTATAGACAAGGATGGATTTCCCCAGATAATACCAATGAATTTTGCCTATACAAACGATGTAATCTATATGCATTCCCATCCTAGAGGAGAAAAACTGGAAAACATAGTAAAAAACTCAAAGGTCGGCTTTGAGGTAGACCGCAGTCTTGAATTTTTGCCATCATACTTTACATCTCCTACTGATGCATCACAGGCAGATACGCTATACATTAGTATTGTAATAAAGGGAAAAGCAAGCCTTGTTTCAGACCCAAAGGAAAAGACTTTGGCATTAAATGAATTAATGAAAAAATACCAGCCTGAGGGAGGATATGAAAAATTGACACCGGACATGAAAGTTGTAGAAGAGGTTGCAATAATCAAGGTCGTTCCAATCACAATGAGAGGCAAGTACAAGATAGGTCAGCATTGGGACAAGAAAACAAGACTAGAAATTGCAAAAAAAATACTGGCGCGTAACAGTCCAACTGCACATGATACAATAAAGACGATGGGCATTATAAATACAAAAGACGGACTACAGATTTCAGAGGAACCCAGTTGGTAA